The stretch of DNA GTCGCCCACACCGTCGGAACCACCGTTACCGGCTGCGGCTACGAATAAAATATCCGCTGCGTTGGCTCGCCCAATGGCATCCTGTAACGCCTGCGAAAAGCCGCCACCGCCCCATGAGTTGTTGCTGGCTACGATATTCAGGCCATGACGGGTTTTCAGGTCGGTCAGGTAATCGATGGCCCGAATGGCGTTGGCTGTGGTGCCGCCATTGCTGCCCAGGAACTTCAGCGAAATCATTTTTACATTCCAGCATACGCCCGCAACGCCCCGCCCGTTGCCGCCAACGGCACCAATCGTACCGGCTACGTGCGTACCGTGGTCGTCGGACGTGCCATCGAATACCGTTCTGTTGTTACCGGCGAAATCGTAGCCGTTACTGTCGTCAACATAACCGTTACCGTCGTTATCGCGGCCATCGACCGGATCGAATGGATTTACCCACGCGTTAGCGGCTAAATCTTCGTGGGTTGTCATGAAACCTTCGTCGATAATGCCGACAATGACACTGCTGGAGCCAGTTTTGTTAGCCGCCCAGGCTGTGGCGGCTCCACTGCCAAACTGATTGCCGGGCGAAGTGGCAGGCCCATACATGCCCCACAGTGAGCCGTTGGTATAGTACAGGTCGTTGGAGGTAGCTCCGTAGGTATATACGTAGTTGGGTTCGGCGTACTCCACTTCGGGCAATCCTTCCAGTTGCGAAATGGCTTCCCATACATCGAGCGACGTGCTAACCAGCGTAACGCCCTCATTGTCGCCTGCCTTCTCCATCATTTTGGTTAGGATTTTGTCAATTTTGCTGGCTTTGGCCTTACCGAGTGCCTTCAACAGCCGGTCGGCATCAACGTTGGCTTTGAATTTTACCAGCACTTCGCCATCTACATAGGTACCCTTAGCATTGCTACGAGCACCACTGGTCGGGGAGGGATTCACTGGCTCTACAGACGGTTGGCAGGCGAATAGCCCAACGGCTAAACCGGCTGTGATCAAGAGTTTTGTTGAAAATGAGTACCCTTCTTTCATGTTTAAAGAATTTAGTTTTGGGTACAAAATATAATTTTTTTGTAGAAAAAAGAATTATATTAAATGTTTTTGTTACTGAATTATCTATATTGGATTTATGGATTAATGTGTAAGTTGTTGATTTTATACCTATCGCGGGTGCCAGCTATGACTTCCTGCCGACACCCGCCGAGTGAGGTCATTTACAGATTCTCGCCAGATCAGTCTAACTGAAAATTGATTGGCAGATTGTACTGCACATTCACAGGCTGACCGCCCTGCCTACCCGGTTTCCAGCGCGGCATTTCCGATACTACCCGGACGGCTTCTTCGTCGGCACCAAAGCCGATGCCCTTCAGTACTTTCGCGTTGCTGACGCGGCCTTCTTTATCTACCACAAACTGCACAAAAACACGCCCTTGAGCTTTTACTTTTTGCGCGGCTTCGGGGTATTTTAAGTTACTGCCGAGATACTCGAACAATTTCGGCATGCCACCCGTAAATTCGGGCTGCTGTTCAACTACGGTATAAATTTCTCCACTTATCGGTGCGGTCGACGCTGCGCTTTGGGGTTGGTCGCGTTCGGCTTGTGTGCAGAGGGTGAGCAGCCCGGCTAAGGGCAGTACGAGGGCATAACCGAGCAAAGATCGGCGATGTGAAGCAGGTTTCTGAAGCATGATAATCCGTTGTTTTAGGGTTGATTGAAAAGCAAAAGCAGTTGTTAAGGCGACTGGCGACGTGTGCAATGCGTAGGCAACTAATTGACGCCCATAGTCAGCGACCGACAGTGTTTGGGCTGGTTGGTGTACTACCGCCCGGTCAGCCAGAAATTCGTGAACTTCCTGCAAAGCGCGTTTATAGAGCAGCAGTATCGGCACAGGCCAGAAACCAGCCCGAAGCACTTCCAGACACAGAATATCAGCCGTATGGCATTGGCGAATGTGCGCTAATTCGTGCTGGATCAGCGCATCGGGCCGATTTCGAGCATCGGTCCTACTCAGTACCAGATAGCGGCCAAACGAAAAAGAAGGTGTATTGTCGGTGGGCAGGCTCACGAGCGTGTAGCCCGGCTTTGGCTGTGCCGTTCCGCGCCGAATAATCTGAAATACAGACCGCAGACGAAAACCGAATCGCACGAGCATGGCTAAAGCTCCCAGACCGTAAACGAGCCAGAACCATTGCTCGATACGCAGTCCATTAGCCGATGTGTCGTCGGCACCCACCCGGAACGTTGGCAGCGTTAGCACATACAGAGCCGACGATGGCCCCGGCATCAAACCGGCAGGCAACGGCACCAGCGGCAACGCCAGCGAGAACACGACCGACGCCAGCAGATACGCCCGGTTCAGGCCAAAAAACGTATGCCGACGCAGCAGGGCGTAGTAACAGCCGATGAACAGCAGACCGTAAAGATTAGCTTTCAGGAAATAGTCGAGCGTGGTCATGGCTTTTTGGTGGTGATGATGATAACGCCGTTTCTTCCTTTCTCGCCGTATTGTGAAGTCGCCGATGAGCTTTTTAGTACTTCAATCGATTGAATTTGGTTAGGGTCGAGTTGTGCGTTTTTATCAGTGGAAATTTCAACTCCATCCACAATGTATAGGGGTGGTTCACCTAATTCCCCCAAAGGTCCTTTGCCCCTAATACGTATCTGCTTATAACTTGAATCAATCGTCGGAAATGCAGACTGTTTTACATCATTGACCAACAGATACGGTGCGTTTTTGCTATTGTCGACGGTCAACGACTTCGCAGGTTCATTGCGTCCGGTACGTTTGTCTTCTTTATCGTCAAGATCAAGATAAAATTGTAATGGTAGCGCATAAGAGACCGAAACGGCCTTTCCATCCTGAATACCCGGATTCCAGTTCGGCATTTGGCCAACTACACGAATGGCTTCCTCGTTACAGCCACCGCCAATACCCTGCTCCACATAAATATCGTCAATGCGTCCGTCAGACATGACTGTAAACCTCACAACAACAATACCCGTGATCCGCTCACGAATCGCTTTGATGGGATAGCGTAGGGTACGAGCCAGATAGGCTTGCAGCGCAGCAGCCCCACCGGGAAATTGAGGCTGCTGTTCTGCAACCGTAAATACCTCATTTGATTTGCCAGCTAACGTTGTTGATGGCAATGTTGCAGTGGTGGTATCAATAGACTTAGTACTGTAACCTGTAATCAGCACCTCATTCAATTTATTGACAGTAGGGGTAAGACTAACATTAACAGCCGTTTGTCCACTCAACTTTACCTCGTTCGTTATAAAACCGATGTGGCTGAACACTAATGATGCATTACGCTGTACATCCGTAAGCTGATACCGCCCTTCCGAATCGGTGTTTGTGCCTCTGTTAGTGCCTTTAATTAGCACTGTAGCTCGCGCCAACGATTGCTCGGTTGGCAGGCCCGTCACGCGCCCCGTCACGGTGATTGTGCCGGGTTGGGTTTGATTCGTGAACGATTGACTACGCCGGGCGGTCATTGCCAGCAACAGCAACAGACCGGGTAGTACCAGCGCGTATTTGCTCAACGCCCAGCGCGGAGTAGTTCGCTGCCCCAGCATGAGCAGCCGCTGTTTCAGCAGCGAAGGGTTGAAAAAGCTATTGGTCAGTCTGTCGGGGCGAAGGCCGAAGCTGTATTCGACCAGAAACCGGGCGTAGTCGGTAGGGGCCGTGGCGGTGCGGTCGGCCAGAAATTCGTGTACCTGCCGTAGAGCCTGTTCAACGAACCACAATACCGGGCAGGCCCAGAACACTGCCCGTAACACGGCCAGCCCGAGTACGTCGGCACTGTGTATCTGCCGAACGTGAACGCGCTCATGCTGTAGTACCAACCCGCTGCCCACGTCGGCGGGGTTCAGTACGATGTAGCGAAAAAATGAAAAGGTTGGTATCGTTGTATCGTTAGGAAGCACAAGCGTATAGCCCGGCCCTGCCTGCTTAGGCGATTGCTGAATTAGCCGCCGAAGCTGCCACAACCGCAGAGTCAGCCGGAGCAGGAGCAGGCTGACAACGAGACCGTAAAGACCCTTGCCAACCCCTTCCCAGGAATCAAAAGCAGTCGCTGCTGCATCTGTTGGTGAGACAACGGCAACAGTTTGCGGAGCATTTACGGCTACCGTGGGCAACGTGAAGACGCCTACTGTAGCCATCGGCATTGGCAATTTTTGCGCTACCTGCTCTGAAATCGTTACCAGCGGCAACGCCAGCGAGAACACGACCGACGCCAGCAGATACGCCCGGTTCAGGCCAAAAAACGTATGCCGACGCAGTAGGGCGTAGTAACAGCCGATGAAGAGCAGGCCGTAGAGGTTGGCTTTCAGAAAATAGTCGAGCGCAGTCATGGCTTTTTCTGTTGGTTCAGGAGTTTAATGATCTCGTCGGCTTCGGAGAGACTGACGTTCTTTTCGCTGACGAAAAATGAGACCAACTTTTTCAGTGATCCGTCGAAGTAGTTGGTCATAAGTTGCTCGGTCTGGAAACGGCGATACTGTTCCTCCGAAATCAGCGGGTAGTACTCGTGGGTTTTGCCGTAGGCGATATAGCCAACCAGTTCTTTCTTTTCCAGAATCCTGATGATGGTCGAAACGGTGTTGTAGGCTGGTTTTGGCTCCGGTAGTTCAGCCAGAACGTCTTTCACAAAGCCTTTTCCGAGCTTCCACAATACGCGCATAATCTCTTCTTCGGCATTCGTTAATTCGCGCATGGGTTTGTTTGTCAGTTAGTGGCAGAAAGGTATGACTAATGATTTAGTTTTACAACTAATTAATTAGTTATTTGTTGCAAAATAAAAGCGCACCAGATGATGCGCCTTTTAAGGGGGGGGGTAATTTGACATTGCATTGGCGTATGGCTGACGCAGGTGAGACGCAAAGGGTTGCGTCTCTACGCGCCGTGCAGGAACTCCATGATGTCGCCGTCCTGCACCACGTATTCTTTGCCTTCTACGGCTAATTTACCAGCTTCGCGAACGGCGGCTTCGGTTTTGAACTGGGCAAAGTCGGGCAGTTTCATGACCTGCGCCCGGATAAATTTCTTCTCAAAATCAGAGTGAATCACGCCAGCGGCCTGCGGAGCTTTCCAGCCCCGATGAATGGTCCAGGCCCGCACTTCCTTCACGCCTGCCGTGAAGTACGTAATCAGCCCCAGCAGCCGATACGATTCTTTTATCAATTTACTCAGTCCCGACTCGGTCAGGCCGTATTCGCCCAGAAACAGTTCGCGCTCGTCGGGGTCTTCCATCTCGGCAATCTGCGATTCGATGCCCGCGCTGATAACAATCACTTCGGCACCCTCGTCTTTCACGGCTTCGCGCAGGGCGTCGGAATACGCGTTGCCATTGGGCAGACTGGCTTCGTCAACATTGGCGACGTAGATAACCGGCTTCACGGTCAGCAGGGCCAGATCGCCGGTGGCGGCATCGCGCTCGTCGGGCGATACCGCTACCGTGCGGGCCGACCGTCCGGCTTCGAGTGCGGTCTTAAATTTTTTCAGCGTTTCAAGCTCGGCTTTGGCTTTAGCATCGCCAACCTGTGCCGCTTTCGCAATGCGCTGAATTTTCTTATCAACCGACTCTAAATCCTTCAGTTGCAGTTCGGCGTCGATAATTTCTTTATCAGAAATCGGGTTCACCTTGCCTTCTACGTGAACGATATTCTCGTCGTCGAAGCACCGAATTACGTGAACAATAGCATCGACCTCGCGAATGTTTGCCAGGAATTTGTTGCCCAAACCCGCGCCCTGACTCGCTCCTTTCACTAATCCGGCAATATCGACAAACTCAATAATTGTCGGCACGACCTTTTGGGGTTTCACTAATTCTTCGAGCGTATTAAGCCGCTCGTCGGGTACGGTGACAACACCCACGTTGGGTTCTATTGTACAGAACGGGTAGTTGGCCGCTTCGGCCTTGCCGCTCGATATTGCATTAAACAGCGTCGACTTGCCCACGTTCGGCAAGCCCACGATTCCACATTGTAAGCCCATGTTGTGAATGAGCGAAAGAGCGATAGAGCGATAGAGCGAAGGGCATCAGCCAGTCACTCTTTCGCTCTTTCGCTCTTTCACTCTTTAGTTTTCGGCAAAAGTACAACCGCTACGGCGTACCACAAAAAAAGCCCCGGCGCGGGCCGAAGGCTTAAACAGTTAGCACGTTTTGATTACTCCAGCAACAGCCGGATACGGTCGGTTTCCATCTCTTTACGCTTGCTGTTGTTAACGTGCAGGTAGTAAGTGCCGCAATTAGACAAAGTGAAAATATACTCGAACAATGAATTTGGGGCATTCTGAGGTACTTGAAGTACTCATTGCCTGAAAACCCATCGGGAGAGCTTTGCTGGCCGACGTTTCCGTTAAGCAGAAACTGTTCGTCTTTTTGGTTTGTGCAGATAGGGGCACGTACATTAGTAGCATTATGCTAATCAAAAAAATGTGTTTCATAATCGGTAATTGGATTTGGGTATGTGGAAAATTAAAGGCAACGCTTTTTCAACCAGAGAGTCACTGTGTACTTGTGTTTGTTAAGGGTAAGATCCTGAAACTCTTGTAGATTTTTGGCAAATGGAGTAAGCCGGTTGAATAAGATAAGCGAATTATAAAATACAAATGCACTGCTGGCTAATGGATCACTCACAATTTGATTGCTGTACCAATTACATTTAACTGTAGAAAAGTCCGTGTAAACAGGCAACGCATTTCGCCTTCCTATTTCTAATCCCTCTTTACTAGTAAAGACACATTTGTTATTCAAGCTTACCTCTAACCGAACTTTGGCAACGCATCCATACGTGGTTTTCTCACCCTCTTCCGTACAGAAGTCGTCAATTCGGGTGACGGTAATGCTCATGGTATCAGCTCCGTCCATGAGTCGAACAGGTTGCTGGTATTTTAGGGTTAGTATAGTATCATTAGGTAGCTGAAATTTTTGCCACGTCTGCACACATCGTACAGAGTCCTGATTAATGAGCGGTTCGGTTTGGCTGGTCAGGTTAGCGGGTTCGCAGCCGAACAAGCATAGCAGCGAACCGAGCAGGCAACCAACAATACGGTTCATAGCCGTTGAAAAATTAATTGAGTTACAATTGTATTAAATATAATTAAAAAAATGGAAATAATTACAAAAAATAATTTTTCCAGACAAAAAACGCTCTGATAAGCAACTATTTATACTATGTAGTAACATATT from Spirosoma montaniterrae encodes:
- the ychF gene encoding redox-regulated ATPase YchF; amino-acid sequence: MGLQCGIVGLPNVGKSTLFNAISSGKAEAANYPFCTIEPNVGVVTVPDERLNTLEELVKPQKVVPTIIEFVDIAGLVKGASQGAGLGNKFLANIREVDAIVHVIRCFDDENIVHVEGKVNPISDKEIIDAELQLKDLESVDKKIQRIAKAAQVGDAKAKAELETLKKFKTALEAGRSARTVAVSPDERDAATGDLALLTVKPVIYVANVDEASLPNGNAYSDALREAVKDEGAEVIVISAGIESQIAEMEDPDERELFLGEYGLTESGLSKLIKESYRLLGLITYFTAGVKEVRAWTIHRGWKAPQAAGVIHSDFEKKFIRAQVMKLPDFAQFKTEAAVREAGKLAVEGKEYVVQDGDIMEFLHGA
- a CDS encoding M56 family metallopeptidase, which gives rise to MTTLDYFLKANLYGLLFIGCYYALLRRHTFFGLNRAYLLASVVFSLALPLVPLPAGLMPGPSSALYVLTLPTFRVGADDTSANGLRIEQWFWLVYGLGALAMLVRFGFRLRSVFQIIRRGTAQPKPGYTLVSLPTDNTPSFSFGRYLVLSRTDARNRPDALIQHELAHIRQCHTADILCLEVLRAGFWPVPILLLYKRALQEVHEFLADRAVVHQPAQTLSVADYGRQLVAYALHTSPVALTTAFAFQSTLKQRIIMLQKPASHRRSLLGYALVLPLAGLLTLCTQAERDQPQSAASTAPISGEIYTVVEQQPEFTGGMPKLFEYLGSNLKYPEAAQKVKAQGRVFVQFVVDKEGRVSNAKVLKGIGFGADEEAVRVVSEMPRWKPGRQGGQPVNVQYNLPINFQLD
- a CDS encoding TonB family protein, whose translation is MTALDYFLKANLYGLLFIGCYYALLRRHTFFGLNRAYLLASVVFSLALPLVTISEQVAQKLPMPMATVGVFTLPTVAVNAPQTVAVVSPTDAAATAFDSWEGVGKGLYGLVVSLLLLRLTLRLWQLRRLIQQSPKQAGPGYTLVLPNDTTIPTFSFFRYIVLNPADVGSGLVLQHERVHVRQIHSADVLGLAVLRAVFWACPVLWFVEQALRQVHEFLADRTATAPTDYARFLVEYSFGLRPDRLTNSFFNPSLLKQRLLMLGQRTTPRWALSKYALVLPGLLLLLAMTARRSQSFTNQTQPGTITVTGRVTGLPTEQSLARATVLIKGTNRGTNTDSEGRYQLTDVQRNASLVFSHIGFITNEVKLSGQTAVNVSLTPTVNKLNEVLITGYSTKSIDTTTATLPSTTLAGKSNEVFTVAEQQPQFPGGAAALQAYLARTLRYPIKAIRERITGIVVVRFTVMSDGRIDDIYVEQGIGGGCNEEAIRVVGQMPNWNPGIQDGKAVSVSYALPLQFYLDLDDKEDKRTGRNEPAKSLTVDNSKNAPYLLVNDVKQSAFPTIDSSYKQIRIRGKGPLGELGEPPLYIVDGVEISTDKNAQLDPNQIQSIEVLKSSSATSQYGEKGRNGVIIITTKKP
- a CDS encoding BlaI/MecI/CopY family transcriptional regulator, which gives rise to MRELTNAEEEIMRVLWKLGKGFVKDVLAELPEPKPAYNTVSTIIRILEKKELVGYIAYGKTHEYYPLISEEQYRRFQTEQLMTNYFDGSLKKLVSFFVSEKNVSLSEADEIIKLLNQQKKP
- a CDS encoding S8 family peptidase, which produces MKEGYSFSTKLLITAGLAVGLFACQPSVEPVNPSPTSGARSNAKGTYVDGEVLVKFKANVDADRLLKALGKAKASKIDKILTKMMEKAGDNEGVTLVSTSLDVWEAISQLEGLPEVEYAEPNYVYTYGATSNDLYYTNGSLWGMYGPATSPGNQFGSGAATAWAANKTGSSSVIVGIIDEGFMTTHEDLAANAWVNPFDPVDGRDNDGNGYVDDSNGYDFAGNNRTVFDGTSDDHGTHVAGTIGAVGGNGRGVAGVCWNVKMISLKFLGSNGGTTANAIRAIDYLTDLKTRHGLNIVASNNSWGGGGFSQALQDAIGRANAADILFVAAAGNGGSDGVGDNNDVVANYPSNYPNANVIAVASITSTGARSGFSNFGAATVDIGAPGSGIWSTLPGRRNASTYGSYNGTSMATPHVTGAVALYKSLNPGASAAQIKAAILAAAVPTASLSGRCVTGGRLSVASF